The following coding sequences are from one Saprospiraceae bacterium window:
- a CDS encoding Rrf2 family transcriptional regulator, whose amino-acid sequence MLTSKTFGYAVRGLLYLSKEASHDKYIQMDVIAQRIHAPKHFLAKIFKKLADAQWIDSIKGPNGGFKSNENTLNASLLELLLLTDPNDPLDHCVLKWEKCNSKRPCPFHVHIDPIKSQFIKVLKQTRIIDLLDVNIRNKHSFLKDI is encoded by the coding sequence ATGCTGACATCAAAAACATTTGGGTATGCCGTGAGGGGATTGTTGTATCTATCAAAGGAAGCTTCTCATGACAAGTATATTCAAATGGATGTTATCGCACAAAGGATTCATGCGCCCAAGCATTTTTTAGCTAAAATTTTTAAAAAACTTGCTGATGCACAATGGATAGATTCCATAAAAGGACCTAATGGAGGATTCAAAAGCAATGAAAATACGCTAAATGCCAGCTTGTTGGAATTGCTTTTACTCACAGACCCTAACGATCCATTAGATCATTGCGTACTGAAGTGGGAGAAATGTAATTCGAAAAGACCTTGTCCGTTTCATGTGCATATCGATCCTATCAAAAGCCAATTTATAAAAGTTTTAAAACAGACCCGGATTATTGATTTGTTGGATGTGAACATTCGCAACAAGCACTCTTTTTTAAAAGACATTTAA